One window of Ammospiza nelsoni isolate bAmmNel1 chromosome 12, bAmmNel1.pri, whole genome shotgun sequence genomic DNA carries:
- the EPB41L1 gene encoding band 4.1-like protein 1 isoform X1 — MTTETGPGSEVRNAQEDAPQQQLEAAAQGPTAAPSPAGRDTDPNEKLGAQPDTRNMEPGTDMEDKDYSETDGLSDKTTPSKTQKSPQKTTKKVKSALCRVTLLDASEYECEVEKHARGQVLFDLVCEHLNLLEKDYFGLTFCDSDSQKNWLDPSKEIKKQIRSGPWNFAFTVKFYPPDPAQLTEDITRYYLCLQLRADIITGRLPCSFVTHALLGSYAVQAELGDHDTEEHVGNYVSELRFAPNQTRELEERIMELHKTYRGMTPGEAEIHFLENAKKLSMYGVDLHHAKDSEGIDIMLGVCANGLLIYRDRLRINRFAWPKILKISYKRSNFYIKIRPGEYEQFESTIGFKLPNHRSAKRLWKVCIEHHTFFRLVSPEPPPKGFLVMGSKFRYSGRTQAQTRQASALIDRPAPFFERSSSKRYTMSRSLDGEFSRPASVSENHDAGPEGEKQDEDGEFGSRRRSETEDEEVTTPTKIKELKPEHETTPRHKQEFLDKPEDVLLKHQASINELKRTLKEPNSKLVHRDRDRRLPSSPASSSPKHEDETPKGTPEKATETMEEDTLEDFASEHGASLSMESFTQKSLVSSPEGSEHWVFIEREAPRLEAVALRKTLRAKTEEARAGTSEGSTSGSLTKVVVTVGKAKDGAGQEEPAAAALETRKRAKMIASPEDFESVWEDELYEKESRGESSPGEAHPPAENAEGEPQEPGRGAATREPGLPKPCQQPEERQRTKILEPEPPQGEGEVLSKDRASAAFRKQEARVAATAPEVLKIKVKAGDDSSETSATQRIIYLGDPEGEEKDSKAHLVLDTGGCLGLEERPEAPVNTSREGSEHVTPVAEGFQAPSSASHQHRTVSEKPTGAPEPPGMSCDGTGLEGHPLSGWEELSLQPEKAPGAGVPGGASMESEALLCSQEVGPEEMELQSSVGGLKPCGLAGDGPRAEEHRGSPEQSPDICPALEGLSGRVGADSDREESTRVVLQMEEIEPKSPPSSAGSWQGHTHATGLERDKPSAPVPPPLPQKPRPVPVEPSAGTEPSPGTEPPGTDLSLGTSPAREVAMPECGSPSKEVALPMGTNPEAEEQSQNVGFASWKPREVKSPVTREPPQNTDPAAESVQVRDLATSEVAQDMDTAQNNNVPATEEPVQGEKPMIKELFQGSGSGKPTRDEGSGMEELSRDKSLGMAEVPPEGEEAEQQTETILRDLPLPSADPKAQEPQQDSEFSVGQDLQSGSWRVPESTRDSDLAPGQPPQDDSVPKAAADVFPFQSPAAGLCQGGEASQLSAVVNEGRTGQSGGETHPAGPGLSVCMAGLAGAVAQEHRDAALAPGSPEDSKSYRETSVASKIKMFEQGEAERRAGQEGQEHVPEAETLVTATGKANVAQDLPWSTGLASPSAVGPVSSVGSLALGQGAGSGGTSQPQSLKEGVSAEPEHEEDSAELASPDSGCELTLAEAVRAGAREGPEERVKPPRHRAPESDTGDEEPDQEKDSVFLKDNHLAIERKCSSITVSSTSSLEAEVDFTVIGDFHGTAFEDISRSLPELDKDKSETEDEGLVSLQHTDKVVPGLEEDVKGRDKVSQPSPDVSQAEPSAPKADAVTVKKPEAEGSAPHRVSATDTAQVDGGTPGSRDSTTTSTGQAGTTETALVTSDHGTKAGKGAAPTTDLRSLSPISGGSAGKEVLTSIFSATAETLSTSTTTHVTKTVKGGFSETRIEKRIIITGDEDVDQDQALALAIKEAKLQHPDMLVTKAVVYRETEPSPEERDKKPQES; from the exons ATGACAACGGAGACAGGCCCGGGCTCTGAGGTGAGGAACGCGCAGGAGGACGCTccgcagcagcagctggaggcgGCCGCCCAGGGCCCCACGGCCGCGCCCAGCCCCGCCGGCCGCGACACCGACCCCAATGAGAAGCTCGGGGCACAGCCGGACACCCGAAACATGGAGCCG ggcacagACATGGAGGACAAGGACTACAGCGAGACCGACGGGCTCTCTGacaaaacaactcccagcaaGACCCAGAAGTCACCCCAGAAAACCACCAAGAAAGTGAAGAGTGCCCTGTGCAGGGTGACCCTGCTCGATGCGTCCGAATATGAGTGCGAGGTGGAG AAACATGCCCGAGGCCAGGTGCTCTTTGACTTGGTGTGCGAGCACCTCAACCTCCTGGAGAAGGACTACTTTGGCCTCACCTTCTGCGATTCAGACAGCCAGAAG AACTGGCTGGACCCCTCCAAAGAGATCAAGAAGCAGATCCGCA gtgGGCCCTGGAACTTTGCCTTCACTGTGAAGTTCTACCCTCCAGACCCTGCCCAGCTCACAGAGGACATCACCAG ATACtacctgtgcctgcagctccgTGCCGACATCATCACAGGCcgcctgccctgctcctttgTCACCCACGCCCTGCTGGGCTCCTACGCCGTGCAGGCCGAGCTGGGGGACCACGACACCGAGGAGCACGTGGGCAACTACGTCAGCGAGCTGCGCTTCGCCCCCAACCAGACGCGCGAGCTGGAGGAGCGCATCATGGAGCTGCACAAGACCTACCG GGGAATGACCCCCGGAGAAGCAGAGATCCATTTCCTGGAGAACGCCAAGAAGCTCTCCATGTACGGGGTGGACCTGCACCACGCCAAG GACTCAGAGGGCATCGACATCATGCTGGGCGTCTGTGCCAACGGCCTCCTCATCTACAGGGACCGGCTGCGCATCAACCGCTTCGCCTGGCCCAAGATCCTCAAGATTTCCTACAAGAGGAGCAACTTCTACATCAAGATCCGCCCGGGGGAG TACGAACAGTTTGAGAGCACCATTGGCTTCAAGCTGCCCAACCACCGCTCAGCCAAGAGGCTCTGGAAGGTCTGCATAGAGCATCACACCTTCTTCAG gctggtgtccccagagccaccccccAAGGGTTTCCTGGTGATGGGCTCCAAGTTTCGGTACAGCGGGCGCACGCAGGCGCAGACGCGCCAGGCCAGCGCCCTCATCGACCGGCCCGCGCCCTTCTTCGAGCGCTCCTCCAGCAAACGCTACACCATGTCCCGCAGCCTGGACGGAG AGTTCTCTCGCCCAGCCTCTGTCAGCGAGAACCACGATGCCGGGCCTGAGGGGGAGAAGCAGGATGAGGACGGTGAGTTTGGCAGCAGGAGACGCTCTGAGACGGAGGATGAGGAGGTGACCACCCCGACAAAGATCAAGGAGCTGAAG CCGGAGCACGAAACAACCCCCAGGCACAAGCAGGAG TTTTTAGACAAGCCAGAGGACGTTTTGCTGAAGCACCAAGCCAGCATCAATGAGCTGAAGCGGACCCTGAAGGAGCCCAACAGCAAACTGGTTCACAGGGACCGGGACAGGAGGCTGCCTTCCTCACCAGCCTCTTCCTCACCCAAGCACGAGGATGAAACACCAAAGGGAACCCCTGAAAAGGCCACTGAg ACGATGGAAGAGGACACCTTAGAGGATTTTGCATCTGAGCATGGAGCTTCCCTAAGCATGGAGTCTTTCACACAGAAAAGCCTTGTCTCCTCTCCTGAG GGCTCGGAGCACTGGGTATTTATAGAGAGAGAAGCCCCTAGGCTGGAAGCTGTAGCTCTGAGGAAAACTCTGAGAGCCAAGACAGAAGAAGCACGTGCAGGGACCTCGGAGGGGAGCACGAGTGGCAGCCTGACCAAAGTGGTGGTGACGGTAGGGAAAGCCAAGGATGGGGCAGGCCAGGAAGAGCCGGCAGCTGCAGCCTTGGAGACGAGGAAGAGAGCCAAAATGATTGCTAGTCCCGAGGATTTTGAGTCTGTGTGGGAGGATGAGCTCTATGAGAAGGAAAGCAGGGGTGAGTCCAGCCCAGGGGAGGCACATCCACCCGCCGAGAATGCAGAGGGGGAGCCCCAAGAGCCGGGCAGAGGCGCAGCCAccagggagccagggctgcccaagCCCTGTCAGCAGCCTGAAGAGAGGCAAAGGACCAAGATTTTGGagccagagcctccccagggaGAAGGTGAGGTGCTCTCCAAGGACCGTGCTTCTGCAGCCTTCAGGAAGCAAGAGGCCAGagtggcagccacagccccagaggTCCTGAAAATTAAAGTGAAGGCTGGTGACGACAGCTCAGAGACTTCTGCAACCCAGAGGATCATCTACTTAGGAGATCcagagggggaggagaaggacagTAAAGCACACCTGGTCTTGGACACTGGTGGGTGCCTTGGCTTGGAGGAGAGACCAGAAGCCCCAgtaaacacatccagggaggGATCCGAGCATGTCACACCTGTGGCAGAAGGGTTCCAAGCCCCCTCCTCAGCAAGTCACCAACACAGGACAGTGTCTGAAAAACCCACTGGAGCACCAGAGCCACCTGGGATGAGCTGTGATGGGACTGGCCTGGAGGGACATCCCCTCTCAGGGTGGgaagagctgtccctgcagccagagaAAGCACCTGGTGCTGGGGTGCCTGGAGGAGCATCCATGGAAAGTGAAGCCCTGCTGTGTTCCCAGGAGGTGGGACCAGAGGagatggagctgcagagctcgGTGGGAGGCTTGAAGCCATGTGGCCTGGCAGGGGAtggccccagggctgaggagcacagagggAGCCCAGAACAGTCCCCAGACAtctgcccagcactggaggggctCTCGGGAAGGGTTGGAGCAGACAGTGATAGGGAGGAAAGTACCAGAGTGGTTCTTCAGATGGAAGAGATAGAGCCCAAGTCACCACCATCATCAGCTGGGTCTTGGCAGGGCCACACTCACGCCacggggctggagagggacaaACCcagtgctcctgtccctccaccCCTTCCCCAGAAACCCAGGCCAGTCCCTGTGGAGCCATCTGCAGGTACGGAGCCATCTCCAGGTACGGAGCCTCCGGGCACAgacctgtccctgggcaccagccctgccagagagGTGGCCATGCCCGAGTGTGGGAGTCCCTCTAAGGAGGTGGCATTGCCCATGGGCACTAATCCTGAAGCTGAAGAGCAATCCCAAAATGTGGGATTTGCCTCATGGAAACCCCGTGAGGTGAAAAGTCCTGTTACAAGAGaaccaccccaaaacacagACCCTGCAGCAGAGTCAGTCCAGGTCAGAGACCTGGCCACCAGCGAGGTGGCCCAGGACATGGACACAGCGCAGAACAACAACGTGCCTGCCACTGAAGAGCCAGTGCAGGGAGAGAAGCCCATGATCAAAGAGCTCTTCCAGGGCTCAGGGTCAGGGAAGCCAACCAGAGATGAAGGCTCTGGGATGGAAGAACTGTCCCGTGACAAAAGCCTTGGCATGGCTGAGGTGCCCCCCGAGGGAGAAGAAGCAGAACAGCAGACTGAGACAATCCTGAGGGACTTGCCCCTCCCCAGTGCAGATCCCAAAGCACAAGAGCCACAGCAGGACTCAGAGTTCAGTGTTGGACAAGATCTGCAGAGTGGGAGCTGGAGAGTCCCAGAAAGCACCAGGGACAGTGACCTGGCTCCGGGGCAGCCACCACAGGATGACTCTGTccctaaagcagctgctgaTGTCTTTCCCTTCCAGTCCCCTGCAGCAGGATTGTGCCAAGGAGGCGAGgcatcccagctctctgccgTGGTGAATGaaggcaggacagggcagtCAGGTGGTGAGACAcatccagcagggcctgggctgtCGGTGTgcatggctgggctggcaggagctgtggcccaggagcacagggatgctgcCCTGGCCCCAGGAAGCCCGGAGGACAGCAAGAGCTACAGGGAAACTTCCGTGGCCTCCAAGATCAAGATGTTTGAGCAAGGTGAAGCGGAGCGAAGGGCGGGCCAAGAGGGACAGGAGCACGTGCCTGAAGCTGAGACATTGGTGACAGCCACGGGGAAGGCAAATGTGGCACAGGATCTGCCTTGGAGCACCGGCCTCGCCTCACCCTCTGCAGTGGGACCTGTGTCCAGCGTGGGCTCCTTGGCCCTCGGGCAAGGGGCTGGTTCAGGAGGCACCTCCCAGCCTCAGTCCCTGAAGGAAGGAGTCTCTGCCGAGCCCGAGCACGAAGAAGACAGTGCCGAGCTGGCCTCGCCCGACTCTGGCTGTGAGCTCACCCTGGCCGAGGCCGTG AGAGCGGGGGCAAGGGAGGGCCCCGAGGAGAGGGTGAAACCGCCCCGGCACAGGGCCCCCGAGAGCGACACCGGCGACGAGGAGCCCGACCAGGAGAAGGACTCGGTGTTCCTGAAGGACAACCACCTGGCCATCGAGCGCAAGTGCTCCAGCATCACCGTCAGCTCAACCTCCAGCCTGGAGGCAGAGGTGGACTTCACCGTCATCGGGGACTTCCACGGCACGGCCTTCGAGGACATCTCCCGCAGCCTGCCCGAGCTGGATAAGGACAAGAGTGAAACAGAAGATGAAGGCCTGGTTTCCTTGCAGCACACTGACAAAGTAGTTCCCGGACTGGAAGAGGATGTCAAAGGCCGGGATAAggtctcccagcccagcccagatgTCTCCCAGGCAGAG ccctcagcccccAAGGCAGACGCTGTGACTGTGAAGAAGCCCGAAGCAGAAGGCTCCGCTCCCCATCGGGTCAGCGCCACAGACACGGCCCAG GTGGACGGAGGCACCccgggcagcagggacagcaccaccaccagcactggccaggctggcaccaCAGAGACAGCGCTGGTGACCTCA GATCACGGCACCAAGGCTGGCAAAGGGGCCGCTCCCACCACAGACCTTCGCTCCCTGTCACCG ATCTCGGGCGGCTCTGCTGGCAAGGAGGTGCTCACCAGCATATTCAGTGCCACTGCAGAAACACTCTCCACCTCCACCACCACCCACGTTACCAAg ACTGTGAAAGGAGGGTTCTCCGAGACCCGGATAGAGAAGCGCATCATCATCACGGGAGATGAAGATGTGGACCAGGACCAG GCACTGGCTTTAGCAATCAAAGAGGCAAAACTCCAGCACCCTGATATGCTGGTAACCAAAGCTGTGGTGTACAGAGAAACAGAGCCCTCTCCAGAGGAAAGGGACAAGAAACCTCAG GAATCTTGA
- the EPB41L1 gene encoding band 4.1-like protein 1 isoform X6 yields the protein MTTETGPGSEVRNAQEDAPQQQLEAAAQGPTAAPSPAGRDTDPNEKLGAQPDTRNMEPGTDMEDKDYSETDGLSDKTTPSKTQKSPQKTTKKVKSALCRVTLLDASEYECEVEKHARGQVLFDLVCEHLNLLEKDYFGLTFCDSDSQKNWLDPSKEIKKQIRSGPWNFAFTVKFYPPDPAQLTEDITRYYLCLQLRADIITGRLPCSFVTHALLGSYAVQAELGDHDTEEHVGNYVSELRFAPNQTRELEERIMELHKTYRGMTPGEAEIHFLENAKKLSMYGVDLHHAKDSEGIDIMLGVCANGLLIYRDRLRINRFAWPKILKISYKRSNFYIKIRPGEYEQFESTIGFKLPNHRSAKRLWKVCIEHHTFFRLVSPEPPPKGFLVMGSKFRYSGRTQAQTRQASALIDRPAPFFERSSSKRYTMSRSLDGEFSRPASVSENHDAGPEGEKQDEDGEFGSRRRSETEDEEVTTPTKIKELKPEHETTPRHKQEFLDKPEDVLLKHQASINELKRTLKEPNSKLVHRDRDRRLPSSPASSSPKHEDETPKGTPEKATERAGAREGPEERVKPPRHRAPESDTGDEEPDQEKDSVFLKDNHLAIERKCSSITVSSTSSLEAEVDFTVIGDFHGTAFEDISRSLPELDKDKSETEDEGLVSLQHTDKVVPGLEEDVKGRDKVSQPSPDVSQAEPSAPKADAVTVKKPEAEGSAPHRVSATDTAQVDGGTPGSRDSTTTSTGQAGTTETALVTSDHGTKAGKGAAPTTDLRSLSPISGGSAGKEVLTSIFSATAETLSTSTTTHVTKTVKGGFSETRIEKRIIITGDEDVDQDQALALAIKEAKLQHPDMLVTKAVVYRETEPSPEERDKKPQES from the exons ATGACAACGGAGACAGGCCCGGGCTCTGAGGTGAGGAACGCGCAGGAGGACGCTccgcagcagcagctggaggcgGCCGCCCAGGGCCCCACGGCCGCGCCCAGCCCCGCCGGCCGCGACACCGACCCCAATGAGAAGCTCGGGGCACAGCCGGACACCCGAAACATGGAGCCG ggcacagACATGGAGGACAAGGACTACAGCGAGACCGACGGGCTCTCTGacaaaacaactcccagcaaGACCCAGAAGTCACCCCAGAAAACCACCAAGAAAGTGAAGAGTGCCCTGTGCAGGGTGACCCTGCTCGATGCGTCCGAATATGAGTGCGAGGTGGAG AAACATGCCCGAGGCCAGGTGCTCTTTGACTTGGTGTGCGAGCACCTCAACCTCCTGGAGAAGGACTACTTTGGCCTCACCTTCTGCGATTCAGACAGCCAGAAG AACTGGCTGGACCCCTCCAAAGAGATCAAGAAGCAGATCCGCA gtgGGCCCTGGAACTTTGCCTTCACTGTGAAGTTCTACCCTCCAGACCCTGCCCAGCTCACAGAGGACATCACCAG ATACtacctgtgcctgcagctccgTGCCGACATCATCACAGGCcgcctgccctgctcctttgTCACCCACGCCCTGCTGGGCTCCTACGCCGTGCAGGCCGAGCTGGGGGACCACGACACCGAGGAGCACGTGGGCAACTACGTCAGCGAGCTGCGCTTCGCCCCCAACCAGACGCGCGAGCTGGAGGAGCGCATCATGGAGCTGCACAAGACCTACCG GGGAATGACCCCCGGAGAAGCAGAGATCCATTTCCTGGAGAACGCCAAGAAGCTCTCCATGTACGGGGTGGACCTGCACCACGCCAAG GACTCAGAGGGCATCGACATCATGCTGGGCGTCTGTGCCAACGGCCTCCTCATCTACAGGGACCGGCTGCGCATCAACCGCTTCGCCTGGCCCAAGATCCTCAAGATTTCCTACAAGAGGAGCAACTTCTACATCAAGATCCGCCCGGGGGAG TACGAACAGTTTGAGAGCACCATTGGCTTCAAGCTGCCCAACCACCGCTCAGCCAAGAGGCTCTGGAAGGTCTGCATAGAGCATCACACCTTCTTCAG gctggtgtccccagagccaccccccAAGGGTTTCCTGGTGATGGGCTCCAAGTTTCGGTACAGCGGGCGCACGCAGGCGCAGACGCGCCAGGCCAGCGCCCTCATCGACCGGCCCGCGCCCTTCTTCGAGCGCTCCTCCAGCAAACGCTACACCATGTCCCGCAGCCTGGACGGAG AGTTCTCTCGCCCAGCCTCTGTCAGCGAGAACCACGATGCCGGGCCTGAGGGGGAGAAGCAGGATGAGGACGGTGAGTTTGGCAGCAGGAGACGCTCTGAGACGGAGGATGAGGAGGTGACCACCCCGACAAAGATCAAGGAGCTGAAG CCGGAGCACGAAACAACCCCCAGGCACAAGCAGGAG TTTTTAGACAAGCCAGAGGACGTTTTGCTGAAGCACCAAGCCAGCATCAATGAGCTGAAGCGGACCCTGAAGGAGCCCAACAGCAAACTGGTTCACAGGGACCGGGACAGGAGGCTGCCTTCCTCACCAGCCTCTTCCTCACCCAAGCACGAGGATGAAACACCAAAGGGAACCCCTGAAAAGGCCACTGAg AGAGCGGGGGCAAGGGAGGGCCCCGAGGAGAGGGTGAAACCGCCCCGGCACAGGGCCCCCGAGAGCGACACCGGCGACGAGGAGCCCGACCAGGAGAAGGACTCGGTGTTCCTGAAGGACAACCACCTGGCCATCGAGCGCAAGTGCTCCAGCATCACCGTCAGCTCAACCTCCAGCCTGGAGGCAGAGGTGGACTTCACCGTCATCGGGGACTTCCACGGCACGGCCTTCGAGGACATCTCCCGCAGCCTGCCCGAGCTGGATAAGGACAAGAGTGAAACAGAAGATGAAGGCCTGGTTTCCTTGCAGCACACTGACAAAGTAGTTCCCGGACTGGAAGAGGATGTCAAAGGCCGGGATAAggtctcccagcccagcccagatgTCTCCCAGGCAGAG ccctcagcccccAAGGCAGACGCTGTGACTGTGAAGAAGCCCGAAGCAGAAGGCTCCGCTCCCCATCGGGTCAGCGCCACAGACACGGCCCAG GTGGACGGAGGCACCccgggcagcagggacagcaccaccaccagcactggccaggctggcaccaCAGAGACAGCGCTGGTGACCTCA GATCACGGCACCAAGGCTGGCAAAGGGGCCGCTCCCACCACAGACCTTCGCTCCCTGTCACCG ATCTCGGGCGGCTCTGCTGGCAAGGAGGTGCTCACCAGCATATTCAGTGCCACTGCAGAAACACTCTCCACCTCCACCACCACCCACGTTACCAAg ACTGTGAAAGGAGGGTTCTCCGAGACCCGGATAGAGAAGCGCATCATCATCACGGGAGATGAAGATGTGGACCAGGACCAG GCACTGGCTTTAGCAATCAAAGAGGCAAAACTCCAGCACCCTGATATGCTGGTAACCAAAGCTGTGGTGTACAGAGAAACAGAGCCCTCTCCAGAGGAAAGGGACAAGAAACCTCAG GAATCTTGA